Proteins from a single region of Sphingomonas swuensis:
- a CDS encoding flagellar basal body-associated FliL family protein, with amino-acid sequence MSEAATEPEDKEEEAPAEAPPPPGKKKRLILIIAAVVVLALGGGGGWYFLSGGEETETADHEAEEAPEAFVDVPPIQVSMRAADGSSRMLKLHVMLVPGSLTEEELTHRLPQLIDRYQPFLRELRPEDLAGSAATFRVKEELLIRSNQALGVGSVRDVLIQDLMQG; translated from the coding sequence ATGAGCGAGGCGGCGACCGAGCCGGAGGATAAGGAGGAGGAGGCTCCGGCTGAAGCTCCGCCGCCACCCGGCAAGAAGAAGCGCCTGATCCTGATCATCGCCGCGGTCGTCGTGCTTGCGCTCGGCGGAGGCGGAGGCTGGTACTTCCTCTCGGGAGGGGAAGAAACCGAGACCGCCGACCATGAAGCGGAGGAAGCGCCTGAGGCCTTCGTCGACGTTCCTCCGATCCAGGTGTCGATGCGGGCGGCGGACGGAAGCAGCCGGATGCTCAAGCTGCATGTCATGCTGGTCCCCGGCTCGCTCACCGAGGAGGAACTGACTCATCGCCTGCCGCAGCTGATCGACCGCTACCAGCCCTTTCTCCGCGAGCTTCGGCCGGAGGACCTCGCCGGCTCGGCGGCCACCTTCCGGGTCAAGGAGGAGTTGCTGATCCGCTCCAACCAGGCGCTCGGGGTCGGCTCGGTTCGCGACGTCCTGATCCAGGACCTGATGCAGGGATGA
- a CDS encoding flagellar hook assembly protein FlgD — MLKDILSRLSGDDLSRAGQLIDRTAEFRSSVSGLSADRPAEWRWSFPAAPSSVSAEILDSGGRVVARPAVTGAGTGSLQWDGTLADGGKAGEGAYVLRLTAKDAGGAAMTADLTSIGRVREVLSRDGELWVGLGGVALPLDKLVRIAA, encoded by the coding sequence GTGCTGAAGGACATATTGTCGCGACTGTCGGGCGACGACCTTTCGCGTGCCGGACAGCTGATCGACCGAACCGCCGAGTTCCGCTCCTCGGTCAGCGGACTGAGCGCAGACCGTCCCGCCGAATGGCGCTGGAGCTTTCCGGCGGCGCCGAGCTCGGTCAGTGCCGAGATCCTCGACAGCGGCGGCAGGGTCGTCGCCAGGCCCGCGGTGACGGGCGCCGGCACCGGCTCGCTCCAATGGGACGGAACGCTCGCCGACGGTGGCAAGGCCGGAGAGGGGGCCTACGTCCTTCGATTGACCGCCAAGGATGCAGGCGGCGCAGCGATGACCGCCGACCTCACCAGCATCGGCCGGGTTCGCGAAGTCCTCTCGCGCGATGGCGAATTATGGGTCGGGCTCGGTGGTGTCGCGCTGCCGCTCGACAAGCTGGTGCGGATCGCCGCCTGA
- a CDS encoding autotransporter domain-containing protein, with protein sequence MAATALGAVAVASPASAQRIDRIVTFGDSYADDGNLFPLIGQSPLTFQSGIYRTGRFSGGTNYIDTLSFLLNAPVDNFAIGGASATGTATGSFSFQYQVDQFLNVGPQRDDVFPVTTPTFGKGDLLTVSIGGNDARYFQRGEYGTLTVNDAILAARTQLNRLVAAGAPTISFLAGNTALLPEVATNPSAQAVRNTFSTTYNAALQTTLAGYAANGVTVHYLDLTKVLERVQANSAAYGLPNGVVCPATTANVLSGCAGYLFYVDALHLSSDGFRVVGQYVQRQLQAPLNLGATSDIALDNARQFGRTLNSRMDLGSPRDGEVLEGARVFVIGDHFSRDVGMSDVTDAFDVDGVGATAGAEFGFGGNGLVGIAGNVSRVRAKFGIDSANVRGHALQIGAYATYAIGPAFIQAHAGAGRTNYDITRRGVIDDLSADPDGKHVLAGAKAGYLAPIAGFRVGPVVSLDYARASVDGYTEEGDAALALNVGKQRYSALVGGAGLELRGDLDAGGTSLRPFASAMLEKDFKGDGRTLSYSQTASPIIVNSFDLGERDKGMYTRFAGGASAAITQSVQLDVLASTTAGKDQGNEVSVHAGVRVGF encoded by the coding sequence ATGGCTGCGACCGCCCTTGGTGCCGTCGCCGTGGCGAGCCCCGCGTCTGCCCAGCGGATCGACCGCATCGTCACCTTCGGCGACAGCTATGCCGACGACGGCAACCTGTTCCCGCTGATCGGGCAGAGCCCGCTGACGTTCCAGAGCGGCATCTACCGCACCGGCCGCTTCTCGGGCGGGACCAACTATATCGACACATTGTCCTTCCTGCTGAATGCCCCGGTCGACAATTTTGCCATCGGCGGCGCCTCGGCGACAGGCACCGCGACGGGCTCGTTCAGCTTCCAGTATCAGGTCGACCAGTTCCTCAACGTCGGACCGCAGCGCGACGACGTCTTCCCGGTCACGACTCCGACCTTCGGCAAGGGCGACCTCCTCACCGTCTCGATCGGCGGCAACGACGCGCGCTATTTCCAGCGCGGCGAATATGGCACGCTGACCGTCAACGACGCGATTCTTGCCGCGCGCACCCAGCTCAATCGGCTGGTCGCGGCCGGTGCCCCGACCATCAGCTTCCTCGCCGGCAACACCGCGCTGCTGCCCGAGGTCGCGACCAACCCGTCGGCGCAGGCGGTCCGCAACACCTTCTCGACGACCTACAATGCGGCGTTGCAGACGACGCTCGCCGGCTATGCCGCGAACGGCGTGACCGTCCATTATCTCGACCTCACCAAGGTGCTCGAGCGGGTCCAGGCCAACAGCGCCGCCTACGGGCTTCCCAACGGGGTCGTCTGTCCGGCAACCACCGCCAACGTGCTGAGCGGCTGCGCGGGCTATCTCTTCTACGTCGACGCGCTGCACCTCAGCTCGGACGGCTTCCGGGTGGTCGGCCAATATGTGCAGCGCCAGCTTCAGGCGCCGCTCAACCTCGGCGCGACCAGCGACATCGCGCTCGACAATGCCCGCCAGTTCGGGCGCACGCTCAACAGCCGGATGGATCTCGGCAGCCCGCGCGACGGCGAGGTGCTCGAGGGTGCACGCGTCTTCGTTATCGGCGACCACTTCAGCCGTGACGTCGGCATGAGCGACGTCACCGATGCCTTCGACGTCGACGGTGTCGGCGCCACTGCCGGTGCCGAGTTCGGCTTCGGCGGCAACGGCCTCGTCGGCATTGCCGGCAATGTCAGCCGGGTGCGCGCCAAATTCGGGATCGACAGCGCCAACGTGCGGGGCCACGCGCTCCAGATCGGCGCCTATGCGACCTACGCCATCGGGCCGGCCTTCATCCAGGCGCATGCCGGTGCCGGCCGCACCAACTATGACATCACCCGTCGCGGCGTGATCGACGACCTCAGCGCCGATCCGGACGGCAAGCATGTCCTCGCCGGTGCCAAGGCCGGCTACCTCGCCCCGATCGCCGGCTTCCGCGTCGGCCCGGTCGTGTCGCTCGACTATGCCCGGGCGAGCGTCGACGGCTACACCGAGGAAGGCGATGCCGCGCTTGCGCTCAACGTCGGCAAGCAGCGCTATTCGGCGCTGGTCGGCGGCGCCGGCCTCGAGCTTCGCGGCGACCTCGATGCCGGCGGCACGTCGCTTCGCCCGTTCGCCTCGGCAATGCTCGAGAAGGACTTCAAGGGCGACGGACGGACCCTGTCCTACTCGCAGACGGCCTCGCCGATCATCGTCAACAGCTTCGACCTCGGCGAGCGCGACAAGGGCATGTACACGCGCTTCGCGGGCGGTGCCTCGGCGGCGATCACCCAGTCGGTGCAGCTCGATGTCCTCGCCAGCACCACCGCCGGCAAGGATCAGGGCAATGAGGTCAGCGTCCACGCGGGGGTCCGCGTCGGCTTCTGA
- a CDS encoding GNAT family N-acetyltransferase yields MDVVNNEAEQRFEIALEDGSVAFAEYRMLKGKVMFPHTVVPSKHEGQGLGSRIAKVSLEWVREQGLLAIPACTFYLRYMQRHPETHDLLEPELRGQFAT; encoded by the coding sequence ATGGACGTGGTCAACAACGAGGCCGAACAGAGGTTCGAGATCGCGCTCGAGGACGGCTCGGTCGCCTTCGCCGAATATCGGATGCTCAAGGGCAAGGTGATGTTCCCCCACACGGTGGTGCCGAGCAAGCACGAAGGCCAGGGGCTCGGTTCGCGCATCGCCAAGGTGTCGCTCGAATGGGTGCGCGAGCAGGGCCTGCTGGCGATCCCCGCCTGCACCTTCTACCTGCGCTACATGCAGCGGCACCCCGAGACGCACGACCTGCTCGAACCCGAGCTTCGCGGGCAGTTCGCCACCTGA
- a CDS encoding M20/M25/M40 family metallo-hydrolase, with protein sequence MPRRGVRVKSGLLLAGLALLAAPAHAQLTSAERLMKATVEAEQQRTLGLLERMVNQNSGSQNPEGVEKVAEIVRGELEPLGFAVRWIPLRETGRAGHLVASRVGRAGTKKLLLIGHLDTVFEPDSPFQRWVREGDKGHGPGAADDKGGVAVMIAALRAMQAAGTLRNSNVTVFLTGDEEDPGTPQSLARRDLIAAGKAADVALDFEGLAQEDGRDMGSIARRSVNDWQLTIKANSAHSSGVFSAASGYGANYELARLVDAFRREVAEPSLTFNVGLIAGGTTARLGPGGIRAEVTGKTNIIAGEAVARGDLRALSQEQIDRAKARMQVLVAKPLAGVVSATLTFEDGYPPMAPTAGNRALLDRLNGINRDLGLPAMAALDPLKRGAGDISFVAADVDGLVGLGPSSSGDHTDQERVDIPSMSRQATRAAILMSRLGRERR encoded by the coding sequence ATGCCGCGGCGTGGTGTTCGGGTGAAGTCGGGCCTGCTGCTTGCCGGCCTGGCGCTTCTCGCCGCGCCCGCCCATGCCCAGCTGACTTCTGCGGAACGGCTGATGAAGGCGACCGTCGAGGCCGAGCAGCAGCGCACGCTCGGCCTGCTCGAGCGTATGGTCAACCAGAACAGCGGCAGCCAGAACCCGGAAGGCGTCGAGAAGGTCGCCGAAATTGTTCGCGGCGAGCTCGAGCCGCTCGGCTTCGCCGTGCGCTGGATTCCGCTTCGCGAAACCGGGCGGGCCGGGCATCTCGTCGCCAGCCGCGTGGGTCGGGCGGGGACGAAGAAGCTGCTCCTCATCGGCCATCTCGACACGGTGTTCGAACCGGACTCGCCCTTCCAGCGCTGGGTGCGCGAGGGCGACAAGGGTCATGGCCCGGGCGCCGCGGACGACAAGGGCGGGGTCGCGGTGATGATCGCGGCGCTGCGCGCGATGCAGGCTGCGGGCACGCTCCGGAACAGCAACGTCACGGTCTTCCTGACCGGCGACGAAGAAGATCCGGGGACGCCGCAGTCGCTTGCCCGGCGCGACCTGATCGCGGCCGGCAAGGCGGCCGACGTGGCGCTCGATTTCGAGGGGCTCGCGCAGGAAGACGGCCGCGACATGGGCTCGATCGCGCGACGTTCGGTCAACGACTGGCAGCTGACGATCAAGGCGAACAGCGCCCATTCGAGCGGCGTCTTCTCGGCGGCGAGCGGCTATGGCGCCAATTACGAGCTGGCGCGGCTGGTCGACGCCTTTCGCCGCGAGGTGGCCGAGCCGAGCCTGACCTTCAACGTCGGGCTGATCGCGGGGGGAACGACGGCCAGGCTCGGGCCGGGTGGAATTCGCGCCGAAGTGACCGGCAAGACCAACATCATCGCCGGCGAAGCGGTCGCCCGCGGCGACCTGCGCGCGCTCAGCCAGGAGCAGATCGACCGCGCCAAGGCCAGGATGCAGGTGCTGGTCGCCAAGCCGCTCGCCGGAGTGGTGTCAGCAACCCTGACCTTCGAGGACGGCTATCCGCCGATGGCGCCGACCGCCGGCAACCGGGCGCTGCTCGACCGGCTGAACGGGATCAACCGCGACCTCGGCCTGCCGGCGATGGCGGCGCTCGACCCGCTCAAGCGCGGCGCCGGGGACATCAGCTTCGTCGCCGCCGATGTCGACGGGCTGGTCGGGCTGGGCCCTTCATCGAGCGGCGACCATACCGACCAGGAACGTGTCGACATTCCGTCGATGTCGCGGCAGGCGACCCGTGCGGCGATCCTGATGAGCCGGCTTGGCAGGGAGCGACGCTGA
- the fahA gene encoding fumarylacetoacetase, protein MTIDATHDPALTSWVESANGHRDFPVQNLPLGIFSAEGLERRAGVAIGDFVLDLPAIAEALGDAWLDELAQPVLNGFFALGAEPRRALRARLSELLSDPANRDRIESALIGQSEVTMHLPAIVGDYTDFYVGIHHATNVGRQFRPDNPLLPNYKYVPIGYHGRASSVRVSGKPVVRPSGQRKPPEAEVPVYGKSRRLDYELELGVWIGRGNQLGEPIPIGEAADSIAGYSLLNDWSARDLQAWEYQPLGPFLAKNFLTSVSPWVVTPEALAPFMTADFARPDGDPAPLDYLAGGSDKPGLGLTMEAFLTTAAMREQGVAPLRLSRGRAADAMYWTVEQIVTHHASNGCNLQPGDLIGTGTLSTAAADGLGSLLEISAGGKSPLTLPTGEQRSFLEDGDELTITARAEADGFVAIGLGECRGVVFG, encoded by the coding sequence ATGACCATCGACGCGACCCATGATCCGGCGCTGACCTCCTGGGTCGAGAGTGCCAACGGCCACCGCGACTTCCCGGTGCAGAATCTTCCGCTCGGCATCTTCAGCGCCGAGGGCCTCGAGCGCCGCGCCGGAGTCGCCATCGGCGACTTCGTGCTCGACCTTCCGGCCATTGCCGAGGCGCTCGGTGACGCGTGGCTCGACGAGCTTGCGCAACCGGTGCTCAACGGCTTCTTCGCCCTGGGGGCGGAGCCGCGGCGGGCGCTTCGTGCACGATTGTCGGAGTTGCTCAGCGATCCCGCCAATCGCGATCGCATTGAAAGCGCGCTGATCGGCCAGTCGGAGGTAACGATGCACCTGCCGGCGATCGTCGGCGACTACACCGACTTCTACGTCGGCATCCACCACGCGACCAATGTCGGACGGCAGTTCCGGCCCGACAATCCGCTGCTGCCCAACTACAAGTACGTCCCGATCGGCTATCACGGTCGCGCGTCGAGCGTGCGCGTGTCGGGAAAGCCGGTGGTTCGTCCCTCGGGCCAGCGCAAGCCGCCCGAGGCCGAGGTCCCGGTATACGGCAAGTCGCGCCGGCTCGACTATGAGCTCGAGCTCGGCGTGTGGATCGGTCGCGGCAACCAGCTCGGCGAACCGATTCCGATCGGCGAGGCAGCCGACAGCATCGCGGGATACAGCCTGCTCAACGACTGGTCGGCGCGCGATCTCCAGGCGTGGGAGTATCAGCCGCTCGGTCCCTTCCTCGCCAAGAACTTCCTCACCAGCGTGTCGCCTTGGGTGGTCACCCCGGAGGCGCTGGCACCCTTCATGACGGCGGATTTTGCCCGGCCGGACGGAGACCCCGCGCCACTCGACTATCTGGCGGGCGGGTCGGACAAGCCTGGCCTCGGGCTGACGATGGAAGCGTTCCTGACCACCGCCGCGATGCGCGAGCAGGGCGTGGCGCCGCTTCGGCTGAGCCGTGGCAGGGCGGCCGACGCGATGTACTGGACGGTCGAGCAGATCGTCACCCACCATGCGAGCAACGGCTGCAACCTCCAGCCAGGCGACCTGATCGGCACGGGCACGCTGTCGACCGCGGCGGCCGACGGGCTGGGCTCGCTGCTGGAGATCAGCGCGGGGGGTAAGTCACCGCTGACCCTGCCGACGGGCGAGCAGCGGAGCTTCCTCGAGGATGGCGACGAGTTGACCATAACCGCCCGGGCCGAGGCTGACGGCTTCGTCGCCATCGGGCTCGGCGAATGCCGCGGCGTGGTGTTCGGGTGA
- the hmgA gene encoding homogentisate 1,2-dioxygenase — translation MLTSSTPAYLPGLGGHFATEAVPGALPKGRNSPQRPAFGLYTEQLSGTAFTMPRHENRRSWLYRLRPSADHRPFVRYEGAAGLRCETDGAPLAPNRLRWDPLPEPAQGTDFIDSLTTAVFNRAPAELEGVAVHLYAANEERLDRVFVSADGELLVLAQQGRLDLMTELGRIEIAPGQIALIPRGVRFKVALPDGAARGYLAENYGAPFRLPDLGPIGANGLANPRDFETPIAWFEDKDEPTELIQKYGGRLWTTTLDHSPLDVVAWHGNLAPCRYDLSHFNAIGTVSFDHPDPSIFTVLTSPSHMHGRANVDFVIFPPRWMVGEDTFRPPWFHRNVMSECMGLLTGEYDAKAEGFQPGGLSLHNMMSGHGPDVETWRRASEAELKPIKIDGTMAFMIESCWPFEVAGEALGRAQPDYDLAWADFPKARLP, via the coding sequence ATGCTGACTTCATCCACCCCTGCCTACCTGCCCGGGCTGGGCGGGCATTTCGCGACCGAGGCGGTGCCCGGAGCGCTGCCCAAGGGTCGCAATTCCCCGCAAAGGCCAGCCTTCGGCCTCTATACAGAGCAGCTGTCGGGCACGGCCTTCACCATGCCGCGGCACGAGAATCGGCGGTCGTGGCTATATCGACTGCGGCCGAGCGCCGATCACCGGCCCTTCGTCCGCTACGAGGGCGCGGCAGGGCTGCGCTGCGAGACCGATGGCGCCCCGCTGGCTCCGAACCGCTTGCGCTGGGACCCCCTGCCTGAGCCGGCACAGGGCACCGACTTCATCGACAGCCTGACGACCGCCGTCTTCAATCGCGCCCCGGCCGAACTCGAGGGAGTCGCGGTGCACCTTTACGCGGCGAATGAGGAGCGTCTCGACCGGGTGTTCGTCTCGGCCGACGGCGAGCTGCTGGTTCTTGCACAGCAGGGCCGCCTCGACCTCATGACCGAACTTGGTCGGATCGAGATCGCGCCGGGGCAGATCGCGCTGATCCCGCGCGGGGTGCGGTTCAAGGTCGCTCTGCCCGACGGCGCCGCCCGAGGCTATCTCGCCGAGAATTACGGCGCGCCCTTCCGCCTGCCGGACCTTGGCCCGATCGGCGCCAACGGCCTTGCCAACCCGCGCGACTTCGAGACTCCGATCGCCTGGTTCGAGGACAAGGACGAGCCGACCGAGCTCATCCAGAAATATGGCGGCAGGCTGTGGACGACGACCCTCGACCACAGCCCGCTCGACGTCGTCGCCTGGCACGGCAATCTCGCGCCGTGCCGCTACGACCTGTCGCACTTCAACGCGATCGGGACGGTCAGCTTCGACCATCCCGATCCGTCGATCTTCACCGTGCTGACCTCGCCGTCGCACATGCACGGCCGCGCGAACGTCGACTTCGTCATCTTCCCGCCGCGCTGGATGGTCGGCGAGGATACCTTCCGGCCGCCCTGGTTCCACCGCAACGTGATGAGCGAGTGCATGGGGCTGCTGACCGGCGAGTATGACGCCAAGGCCGAGGGCTTCCAGCCGGGCGGACTGTCGCTCCACAACATGATGAGCGGGCACGGCCCCGACGTCGAGACCTGGCGCCGGGCAAGCGAAGCGGAACTCAAGCCGATCAAGATCGACGGGACGATGGCATTCATGATCGAGAGCTGCTGGCCGTTCGAGGTCGCGGGGGAGGCGCTCGGCCGCGCGCAGCCCGACTATGACCTTGCCTGGGCCGACTTCCCCAAGGCGCGCCTGCCATGA
- a CDS encoding KTSC domain-containing protein — translation MDSSLIQGARYWPDHRALELCLSSGRRYLYLGVPAEVAEGFAAAGSKGAFFNRAIRGRFDCHPLRDEFPKRRGVND, via the coding sequence GTGGACAGCAGTCTCATCCAGGGTGCGCGCTACTGGCCGGACCACCGGGCGCTCGAACTGTGCCTGTCAAGCGGGCGGCGCTACCTCTACCTTGGGGTTCCGGCCGAGGTGGCGGAAGGATTTGCCGCGGCCGGGTCCAAGGGCGCGTTCTTCAATCGGGCCATAAGGGGCCGCTTCGACTGTCATCCGCTGCGCGACGAATTCCCGAAACGACGCGGCGTCAACGACTGA